ATAATAGTGTAATGTTAAATTCATTGCTGTTAATGAATCAATTGTTTAACTTTTGCACGACATGCACGGCGTCGAGTGAAAGCGGGAGCTGATAATTGAAGTATTAAACGACTAGTAATTTGGTTGGATGTATCAAATGAATTTACTCTTGTTTGGGTGATAGAGAAAACGTGTGTGaagacaatttttttcaaaaattgtcgagaatttataatttattttgattcattGAAATACTTTTGAAACTATAATGTAAATGTGGGTATGAGGTATCAAATATCGTAGATTCATGTTCTTCACTTTTTCTAATTTGTGGTGTTAAATTGTGCGTCCAAATATGTATAAAGAGAGATTTTTCTCATGAGAAATCTTGTGCGCACCTAAACCATATGCAGGTAGAAAAAGAATATGGAAAGGGGACGTAGTTGGGCAGGTAAAGAAATTATCAGAATCTGGTTCTTGATGATGTGTGCCGAGAATAATGGATAAAGCACGCACAAAGAGATGTGCCGTAgagttatattttttctatgataatttcatctaaaatactaattttgCTGTCTTTCTTCTTTTACGTTATTGATATTATCTCGTATTCAACTTGTGTTTTGGCAACAGAGTTGTCTCATCTTCAACTCAGAACCGTGAAAAAAGGTCAGTGTTTTCAACAGACAGTGGGAATGGATTCCTCTTTAgcttattttttatcaattataaagTATGTAATGTTGATGCTAAGATTACTAGCTAATTATAAAAACAAGGGAAAAGCATGAACAAAGGTCAAAACTTTGCTgtcttttgtgtgtgtgtgtatatatcgTTCTTATTGGTTGCATGGTTGGTGAAGAAAACAAGTTTTCAAACCATGGATGGCAGAAATAAAACCAGAGCAAGGAGAAAGGGTGTTCCTTTTCCTTCAAACATTACTACAACTCGTTGCCTTGTTTCCACAAGGATTAATAGTTCAAAGCGTGTTGCGGAACACACATTTAGCTGCAGTGGTTGCAGACGCGAGTTTACATTAGCTAAAATTCCAGTTGCATACCGCTGCTACAATTGTGAAAGAGTAAGCAATTCACCTTCTTCGGTTTCTGAGCAATCAACCAAAGACCTTGGATCTTTCAAACATGATCATCAACCAAATAGTTATAACAGTAACACAAATGGAACTTTACCCAGAAGATTATCTCCTTCACCTAGTGTTTCCTTGTCCTTCTCCACGCCATGTCACAAACGTGCAGTTATATGCGGAGTTACATACGGGAAAAGGACATTCAAGCTCCGAGGAACCATTAACGATGTCAACAACATGAAAAGTCTATTGCTGGATATATTTAAATTCCCAAATGAATGCATACGTGTCCTCTCAGGTATCTCCTTTGGTCCTTTTCTGATTAGTATGTGAGTTTTATATGATCCACATCcatttcaattttactttttttatgctTCCTTTTTGCTTGAATGCATACAAAATTCAAGTAATATCTCAGCCATATCTACTTTCACATGATCTTGAACTTTCCAGAACTTGtaaatttcagaagaaaagAACGACCCGAATTTAATTCCAACAAAAAAGAACATTCTGGATTCCTTAATGTGGCTAGTGAGTGATTGCAAGTCAGAGGGGTCATTGGTGTTCTACTTCTCCGGACATGGTCTGCAACAACCAGAACAACAGAAAGGAGATGAAACTGATGGGCTTGATGAGACTATTTGTCCTGTTGATTTTCTGAGAGAGGGAATGATCACTGACAATGAAATCAATTCTATCATTGTTCGACCACTCAAGGAAGGTGTAAAACTTCATGCTATTATTGATGCTTGTCATAGTGGAACAACACTTGATCTTGTGTACAtgtggaaaaaagaaaagtaaatgcATTCATATCCAATGCTTTCTTTcgtttaattttatgtttctattcCAATTTGGTCTCTTTTGCATGCTTGCAGAGACATTTGGAAATGTAATGAAAACAGATCACCCCATAGTAAAGAGAAACAAACAAGTGGTGGAGTTGCGATTTGCCTCAGTGCTTGTGAAGATGGTCAGGTGGCTGCTGATACCGCAGTAAGAATCTTTGTTTTGTGTTTTCATATGACCCTTTGGTGAGATGCAATGCTATAAATTAATCTAGATGGAAGGGAAAGGTCGTGGGTTCGATCTCCTGCTAACAATGTCCAGACATAAAGTTAGTTTGATGAGTTTAAAAGGGAGAGTTGGAGAGGTTGTGTGTTTAACTCCTCTTATTAACAAAAACTAACAACTAATATTGAccgataaaaagaaaaactaggTTTACATCTTGAATTCTGAATCGTCACCTACATTTGCATGCAGGCTTTTGAAGACAAGTA
This portion of the Vigna unguiculata cultivar IT97K-499-35 chromosome 6, ASM411807v1, whole genome shotgun sequence genome encodes:
- the LOC114187901 gene encoding metacaspase-3-like isoform X1, which encodes MNKGQNFAVFCVCVYISFLLVAWLVKKTSFQTMDGRNKTRARRKGVPFPSNITTTRCLVSTRINSSKRVAEHTFSCSGCRREFTLAKIPVAYRCYNCERVSNSPSSVSEQSTKDLGSFKHDHQPNSYNSNTNGTLPRRLSPSPSVSLSFSTPCHKRAVICGVTYGKRTFKLRGTINDVNNMKSLLLDIFKFPNECIRVLSEEKNDPNLIPTKKNILDSLMWLVSDCKSEGSLVFYFSGHGLQQPEQQKGDETDGLDETICPVDFLREGMITDNEINSIIVRPLKEGVKLHAIIDACHSGTTLDLVYMWKKEKDIWKCNENRSPHSKEKQTSGGVAICLSACEDGQVAADTAAFEDKYNGIMTYFFSKIIRAHPQITYGSLLKKIHGELGQIHQSRFSNRVLRRMFHRKIDQDPILSSSVNFDIDRTPFTL
- the LOC114187901 gene encoding metacaspase-3-like isoform X2, yielding MDGRNKTRARRKGVPFPSNITTTRCLVSTRINSSKRVAEHTFSCSGCRREFTLAKIPVAYRCYNCERVSNSPSSVSEQSTKDLGSFKHDHQPNSYNSNTNGTLPRRLSPSPSVSLSFSTPCHKRAVICGVTYGKRTFKLRGTINDVNNMKSLLLDIFKFPNECIRVLSEEKNDPNLIPTKKNILDSLMWLVSDCKSEGSLVFYFSGHGLQQPEQQKGDETDGLDETICPVDFLREGMITDNEINSIIVRPLKEGVKLHAIIDACHSGTTLDLVYMWKKEKDIWKCNENRSPHSKEKQTSGGVAICLSACEDGQVAADTAAFEDKYNGIMTYFFSKIIRAHPQITYGSLLKKIHGELGQIHQSRFSNRVLRRMFHRKIDQDPILSSSVNFDIDRTPFTL